The Aedes aegypti strain LVP_AGWG chromosome 1, AaegL5.0 Primary Assembly, whole genome shotgun sequence sequence ccgaaagctcaataacgtcaaacaaacatcgatacattttcattctgaggaaatcgacttgtgtaagattgattgtgcgttggtgttcgtggcagtttgcttggggacctctatggtcgaaaattgtacattttaacgttatatcataaatggacactgcctaatttcattttcatttatttcatcgaataaattttgtattcaatctcactatggcagcatttcggcttaATTGCCATGTCAAGGTaataaacttgcagcaggtgcgaatccaacctagaagttgtagcgtgacgtcatggttaattgattcttaatattgtgctctgcaagaaaaatccacggaacgcgattatcggattacttgaatttcagagttgcgtttgaatgagTTACATGCATGCTCCTATTTGCTACTCGCACATGCGCTACAGTCtatttagggtgcggcttatttttccaaagttctcaaaaccaaaaattcgtgtactcttctgaattctaatcatattagtagagaaacctcgaagtttgagccaaaaatattaaaatttagaggtgcaagcgtcttggaggtgaattttcaagttataaaaaatggccttcagtgaagtcaccataacttcggtaatttcagcaccattaccttaattttttttttttttttttttgaaaactttgtagagcatcaaatttgtgtaaaatcaaaactagtttccataaaaagtagtttactccaattttactgaaaaaatatctttgtttgaccataatttcatgaatactcaaccgattccaaatctttttgcatggttttgaagcttatttaatTGTGTTCAAACTTTGCATACACCGCATTTTACTGTTTTGTCCaagatattcaaaattttaatttttatcagttaaacaatattcttaaagctgaaactggttttccttatttgttaaacctttgaaaaggacttggcaacattttttaaataattttgaaacaatgatatatttgcacatgttaaaaaaatacactattcaacttgtaattcaaacaaaatgctttagaaacataagttttatatgaaacatgtaatattcggcaaaaaaacctaaaaataatccaaagaaattcgattttttctttaaaaaatcatgtttttgggtagtttttgttacaaaactaagcaaggtccttggttcgattccaggttgccgcgaaaactagttttgttttcagatttcggttccatgacgtaaatttatgaatttcaatccaatttcttgtggcaaattttcatatggggttcctatgtttatcgatagttcgttttcctgagtgtagtttgtttggcccaatatcaccttctcgaaggggtgagtttgggccagttttcaaatgattcctatttcaaggaaaataatcagatttcaattatttgatcAGCTTTTGCaacgtattctcatatttaaccgaacatatcaagttaaattgcgaaagttatttaaaaataaatgagaacttacgcatttttggccaaatctcacccccaacggtGGTACTTGcatagttgttttcatttttttttaatgtcaagaatttcaccgtgaattgaactattcatTGACAAGCTTGatggctcgatatggttttggtatgtaaaggttgctgctcttgaacgctctttcaccaagttattaccgagagaatgaatggtaTTACAGTCCAACCTCTTTTcacgaccgtttttttaccgacggttcgttttacgaccactttttaacgaccgaaattcagattaacgaccgtttttataaatgacaaatatcttacaaagtattcaaaatagatgatcatgatgttcagcaaaattgttcagtagttcaagggctagcaCCACCATCactgaattgcggaattctaccACTGAAgcatgagcatgaaacatttgttttgcggttatcttaggatcctggccacttagaaatatggcgccttctgcaaagttgttcagtagctcaaggactatcattataaaagctatgagattcaaaactttgccaccaggcggcacaagtgagcatgaaacttttgttttgcggatatatcaggatcctgactacctataaagatggcgtcttcgataaacttgctgagaagctcaactttgcccaagacgccatgtctatgtagtcaggatcccgcaaaacaaaagtttcatgctcactagcgccggcaggatgcaaaattttaaatcgtatagcttttataatgatagcgcttgagcttctgaacaacttcgccgaaggcgttatttttctaagtggtcaggatcctgagatatccgcaaaacacaaattctacgctcactagcgccgcctggtgttcgaatctcttggccagaataatgatagtccttgagctactgaataactttgccgaagacgccatctttctaagtggtcaggatcctgaaatatccgcaaaacaaaaattctacgctcactagcgccgcctggtggccaaatctcgaatctcttggccagaataatgatagtccttgagctcttgaacaactttgccgaagacgccatctttctaagtggtcaggatcctgagctatccgcaaaacaaaagttgcatgcacacttgtactgccggtgacgcaatttcacttaagcagtgttgccagctacgacaaaattttgaacccttcatgaaaaactggattacagttgaagagtattactatgttgctaagcattctatttttctgttccgctcaagttttatggttttgatcttttccttattcttcttgaacagtgctgccagccacatgaacatttgtgattcggccgactgtatagcacgcaacacttccttcaactttgatcaacattcggtaccgtcatcattgatttttttttttttttttgtatttgcatatcacacccccataaaattggctcttttgataacaatcgagcagtgttgccatctattaccaaaatatgaaaacttgaacggccattttggaaagttctcaacccatgcttcaactttgccgaatatcccgaatcagtatttccgcatagagacgttgcatttttcaaaaacattattattacccagatttttttaacgaccccccgataacagTCGTAAAAAGATGTTGAggtgtattaaaaaaatccgattgcgatgtcccaggatttaatttttttgtttgtttttaatatcattctccgaatatggttcgatcagctaattcggatcaaaatccaaaccttgccggtaatttttaaggttcatattcttctcagtgtatgagaaaatcagaatagacccttttcaaatctactcacttttgttTTTACACAATCTCATCAtccactgattgcctgtagaacaacaggagtgttgccaaaatagttaacctattaaaagacgtatattttatatgtttctcagtattttgaagtttatgcgctacaatcttcaaataaggaaggcattgaaagactcaattattacccatgcatgctttgttgcataattccaataaattaattagatgtgttcgatcttttctgtgaatttaaatcgtgaataataattacaccgcaattgaatatggttttctggcaacctggtgcagtaatagaaagtgattgccgaggaaaacaaagttcattaatttttacttgtgatttgaagcataaaaattaagtattttcgagtgctttatagaccaatcaaaagtttaattgtgcataagtgatcggtgcgtagattttgtgaaaaaaatggcattggagcggagaattggacctttcgaagtggtgagtttttcctaagctgttcttgtgttgttctgttcggcagctcacgaatgacgatgatttcgtaagcatttatttcatttaataataaaacccatgttatataatattttcgtcaagaatgtgatttatatggaagattatagttcaaggaacatgttgagtacattgaaggtaacccttgttccgtagataaattctaacaaggacgataagttagtgttgccgaaaataccctcagggtgccgaagccatcatttaccctactcGCCGAACGTTTGAAGGTTTATCAGATGCCGATTCTTCCGGTACGATGCCCATCGCATTTTCTACTCTGTCGGCAGCTTTTCGACCAAATCTTTCAGTAGGGTTGGGTTGCCCAGATGATCCAATAGATTGGCAGCGGTAATATGGTCACagagtatgattttttgttccataCTCGATTATGGTGTCGAACTTATCAGCCTTGGGACTCGGCGTACTTCTGACTGGCTCGATCAGCAGTTCAGATCGTTCATAGCGCATGCGAAGTCCTTCACTCACGTGGGGTACAGAAGCAGGGAGAATTAGACGACTTGGCGTAGCTTTCCGGGCTGCACCTTTCAAACAACGCTGCAACCGAATCATGTTCTCGCCATCACTGTATCCACAGGCAAGATTTGTCGAGCAGCAAGTTGTTGAGGTGTGGTACCGAGTGCTACAGGAAACATGGGAGCTTCTGACTGCCTCCGAATTTCATCTGGAAAATGAACATTTTCGACAGGAAGttcttaacctttcagtcgtcgcatGATTTTCCACCGTaaaaaccaccacgctgatgctgtgtacgatgagcgaggttttttcaacactgttgtacaaaaaaaaaacagcgcgactactgaagtgttaattatggagtacagcggggattcgctggttggaacacgactgccttccatctagcgaatccgatgctccacactaacgcatctgcagcgcaaatcgtcacgaaacgcacatatacatacacatttgttctatatatggagactgcaatgcgacggtactcagacgtcaaagtcagtttgacattttctgttgacattcgagtgctttttagttggaatattttccaaccagcgaacatccaaccatcgagtcattccatgtagcggacccccaactgTAGAGCGGCTCGTCGTAACTCCTCTACGTCTTCGGCATTCGATGTCTGGTCTAACTGGTGCATTCCTTGGTCACTCTTCAATCTCTCGACGTACACTGGCATTTTTGCTGCTCGAGGTAGAGTGTTGGGTTTGGTTTGATCCTTCTCAGGACCCGTATCTCCAATCTCCCCACCGCCCGCGCCTTCCTGCTCTCCGTGGACGTTTGAGGCAACTTTTGTTTGCATTTCTCAAGTACAATGTTGAGGTTTTCCATTCAATCACGTACCTGCAGGTCGGATTTTCCTCTATTAATTTTGCTGCGGACGCATCGTCCGCTATTGACGCATCCAGAACCCCGAACTTCTTCCTGGTATATTCTGCTACGATTTCGAGTGCTGCCTTTTTCTTCTGAACGGCTTGCTCCTCTTCGAGCCGCTGTAAATGTATTTGCAACCTAACTCGCCGACTAGCACTGGTAGATGCTGAGCCCAAGCTTTCAACGTGGCTGGTGGTTTTATCATTGTAATCTCGGGTTGATCGATCTTCAAGTCGATTCCCACTGGGTTTTCGCTCTGGCGAGGTTGCCAGTTTCGCAACAGTAGGTCTCATTTATAATGGTGATCATTTGGAAGTTCCAAAACCCCAATTTGTCGCCTTTATTCTATAAGGAGCGTTTGTTCCTCTAGTAGCTGTTATGTTTTACACATTGAACCTATCAACCGGTGTAGATAAATGGCAAAGTTTTCCTGgctcatcttgatgagttcagctatCGGCATACCAGCtgatttattgttcttgagctgtcgaatggcatccttaacctccttTGAAGTGGGGAAGTTCGccctcagcaccattcaggtggtCATTGGAATGtagcttccacctttcgatttcGTGAAAATGCTTGCAGAACGTTGCTTtttgggcttattctacgagtTGCATGAGATACGATTTCTCGTGCTTGTATAGTGAGGTGACAATAGTCGATTCGAATGAGGAGATACCCCATTTGCTTTTGCACAGTCACTTCATTCGAGTCGAATATTGTCACCTCGttatacactgaggcaaaaaaaacttaataatttcttaaggaataattatgatctggcgccacaacgattattgttgaaattctcaagttttacttatgattttggtgaagaattttaatgctaaatttcataagtcaaccaatgaaaatctgtaaccaatttaatgaaaattgcataatttaatttatcaattattAATAATGTTTGCCTATAATTTTAGGCGTGCTCAAAAaatgacatgttttgataacatgtgacCTACTCTCTACTAACTTGTACCCAACATCGATAGCGGGGCAGTTGCTCTAGCGATcgctagaaaaaatatttcgtgAGATGGCTTTTAAATAGTttaaagctctcacttatgaaacgtatgatcccattttcgaaatggtTAAGCGTCCAATGGAACCATAATGTGGTTGATTCACAAgtcatgatttatggaaaatctaagtatttttgcctcagtgtagcaGACCGAGAACTCTAATCTCATGCCAGTCCACTATTGggcagggacgcaatctggcgggacaaaattaataactcggtaacgaaacgttcccggtatttggtgtcttcggcaaagttttttgtaacaacgaggaccatctactgacataaacggatagttcgttaatcgtccgcataggtggcgccacaatctaactttttactttgacgttctagagacttgtcatgttcggcaaagttgttcattttgataaaataaacaactcactccaagacgtcaaaattccacagcctactgttttcgagttattggcaacattagagaaaattagtgaaaaacgattttttcaccgaatttgacattttttctaagaaccatgtcatataatattttttgctgataaatatataacaaacgcaagctttgatggaaaaatttcaatgatacgacgcataaaacttgagaaatcatgaaaaaacttgaaaaatagagcaatttttgaaccttaatatctcaacaagcgcaaaaaatcgcaagctcaaattttcaggcaacatagagcaatatTTGATGGAACGGATtgcaaaattccagagaggtatagagtaaagtggggcaaaagttcgagtggggtaagagtttctttttaagatttctagctcaattcaaaacaaatcttataaatgtcatggtggtccgaatgctattcaagtaagagactttcactccaaatatcataaaaatctattgagatttggaaaagttatggctatttgttgtttttcgacgtgaatattgtaatgtttggtcaaactttcgttgcatggaactaattgaagataaaatcattttcaatattttatgtaagggcgtttctaggcctatcattaggttgctttgaggtgtattagtttttgcataaatgcttgaaaacaattgttggcccatagtggggcaaaagttcgacccatgtataaaatcacggaaaaatttgcaaattgcctaaaatccacatattatcttcaaatttagttgaatttgtctgatcgtgtgaaaattgtcaccaaaattttacatttccactatgttttgcgaaaaactgctatttttgagtatattacaattgacttggttttgggaaattttttgatgaaaatttagtgtgtatttttcgttaaacttaagtttacggctggtgtaaggtatacctgtcataaaaggatcgatattttgtgttttagccagcgaacttttgccccacactagattcgaactcttgccccaccggtggggcaaaagttcgaataagacaatcaattttgaaactgttataactaaaaatgagtaaatattttgacacaagtttgttcagcaaaattatagccaatatgttgaagattcactgtatggcatttgttttgttttaactggtattgttttcctggaaactttgattataccactaaggtcgaacttttgccccactttactctattttggtgtttttgagattttttttacggtCCTTTCTATTACACGATTAATATTGTCATGGCAaatattagagtgtattttaaaattatcggaaaaatatattttattatgaaggagatgaaccagccgcgggctgaaaatctccctaataaaactaataatagtaaaattttattatttcatgacaTTATTATATCTACTCACAGTACAAGCTGGCGTTGGGTTTCATCTCGAATTCGTTGTCACAGTTTTGCGGTCCCGCCCATAGTGCACTCGTaggataagaaaaaaaaagactgaTGCCGAGAGTCAAGATATACAGGGAGAAGTGTGAGAGCATTTTCAAGCGATCGAAAGATGGAGGCAGCATTTTGATGAACAACTGAATGGTGCTGAGGGCGAGTTTAGAAGTTACACAATGgacttttttttaaaacttacgCATTTTTTGAGAGTGACACAACTGTTCCATCACTTCGCATTCCGCTTCTTCCGAGCGGCGTTTTTTCCTCGCATTGATGTTGTTTCGTTGTCGAGCATACCAAGCATGATCTGTAAGAATCCCGCCTAAATTCTGAAAGTTTTCCATCTGGGATACTGAGAGTATCCAATCTTGGATTCTAAGAGATTCTCGTTTGGGGCTCTGAAATAATCTCGTCTaagattcagagagaatcccgtctggcaTTCTGAGAGAATAACGtctgagattctgagagaatctcttctGGGATTCTGTGTGAAGCCCGTTTGGGATTCTAAGAGAACACCGTCTCGGATTTTCAGAGTATTCCTTTCAGAGTTATATTAATAAACTATTAGTTGCTCAATAGTCGAATTAGAATTAAATGTATTCCATCTTGGACCTTTCAGAGAGAATCCCGCCTGGGATTCTGAGAGCATGTCGTCTacgtttctgaaagaattcggaCCGCGGTTTTGAGTTAAATCCgtgtttctgatttctgatatAAAGTAAAAAGTAAAGTGTTTCTAGTTTCTGATATCAAGTAGGAACTACGAAACCAACGAAATCTTCGAGAGTTCCAGTAACTTTATTAAGATCTCAATTCAACCAACGCAGTAGTTctagtaaggtaccgcggggcaagtgggtaaatggggtaagtgaaaacaattgatatattttactgaatatgtgaattaacgttttaaactcatgcgtaaacctttgaggccattgagaacaatACGATAGGTAatagatttctgagatttttcagccattattgcataatagagcgaaaaattgttaacctgtcaactgttactccgtaacaagttggcggcgtacaatcttattttaatatttttagtggaaaaaagttgcgaaaaataatttcctgtaccacttcttagttgtcctctgtgacagtttcaaactgcaataaaaaaagttttagaattaatttgacgtagacctaaaaataactgaatttaaacaccgtcaattttcttatcaggtggggcaagtgaaaagtttatcattagagattgaatttgtgttttctctttaagtagccataagtaaacatggttttcaattatcatagaaaaacataacgtgctgataattcaagaaacactatactcaagcgttaaaaactattagaaaacatggaacttctctaaaagatgttaccaaacattacaatattaatatgtctacttcgggcagccaattgaaAGGAGGACGTTGACTGAaatgttgcaatattagagaacacacggaaatctcgtggaatgtctatgtaaagctagttcaaaacataaaaatggggtataggtctatccacataaaaaagattctaaatacgttattgaaggattccgtttgatttctccccaagagttatccgacgttatatccgactttctcaaaaacaaataacgagcggtggaaattctacagagcagaaatgcacttgctgtcctataatgtaagaactaacattggaaatgttgcatttataatgttgtcgaatcatttcaactaacataactgaagagaagaaaattaaagtgaaaagaattacattttctttgtttacatgttacttatgttattgttcattgggaagtcttaacaaatgttaaagctaatagaaatcgtgaatataactgtttgtttttgaatttattgttcaaaacggtaaacttttcacttgccccacttttgggggaaagtgaaaagtaaagagacatttttcaaaaacattttctgtatttttttcttcaatttttcataaaaatctatttcagcatgctgcttatatttggtgggagtcaagctaaaaaatatacacgacctcatttgtttcaatttaaagtctctagaatttgaagaatctcaactatgcgaattccattacccacttgccccacggtaccgtATTTCAATTTGAACCACAGCTGATGTGATGTTCTTCGATGTTTTGAGAGACCGATTCAGGTCAGCATTCTCTgtaatttatgatttttcatacaGAGTCTTAAAGGGTCCTTTCGTAGAAACAATATAAACGGCTACGAATCAATTCAAGGGTCAGGTTTGATAAAGATAAATCTGAATAACCTATTGTTGTGTTTACGAGTACTCCCAGACCTGTCGTAATCTGACAAAGTGATGTAATTGGTATTGAGATTTTCAACACATTTTATAACATCATTGGGACAGAGACAACTTCTTAGTGTAGTGTTCTGTAAGAAATTTACCTTACCTTTTTTCGTAAGCGAATAAAGACACAGAGTCTCATGTATCACCTTTTGAACGCTCAATCCGTAGCCTTTCTACGGTCTTCAACATCATGTTGAAAACTATAGTAAATCTTCACCTTTCAATCAAATGATAAAGTAAATTAAACAGAAAATtatgttatcaatttttttgtatTGTCGTCCATGTTTTATGTTTGTATACTCATCACATCTTTGAGTAGAACTGTTTGCGAATAAGGCTCCCAGGACGCCTCGAGTTTATCTTCTTCGAAACACATACGTTCAGCAATTCTCTCTAATAAACTATTCCCTTCCCCGTCAAACCAAACGCAGACCATCCAGTGAACCCACCGCAGAGCACCCAGTCACCATGGTTGATCGAATTCCCTGAGGACTGCAACTACGACATCCGCTCGAATGCAGGCGTCTTTGAGGTGTTCTCCAGTTCCGAAGCCAAAGAACCGCTCCCGTACGAGTACACCAAGCTGCCGGAATTTGTGCAGGACATGCAGATGATGTGTTCTATGATTGCCGACGGACCGTTGAAGTCGTTCTGCTATCGTCGACTCAGCTACCTCTACTCCAAGTTTCAGCTGCACGTACTGTTGAACGAACTGCGCGAGTTGGCCTCGCAGAAGGCTGTCCCCCATAGGGACTTCTACAACATCCGCAAAGTAGACACTCACATCCACGCCGCCAGCTGCATGAACCAGAAGCATTTGCTGCGCTTCATCAAGAAAACGCTGAAAAACTACGCCGACGAGGTGGTCACGGTAACCAAGGGACAGCAGATGACCCTGTCGCAAGTGTTCCAATCGATGAATCTGACCACGTATGATCTGACGGTGGACATGCTGGACGTGCACGCCGATCGGAACACGTTCCACCGGTTCGACAAGTTCAACGCCAAGTACAATCCCATTGGAGAATCGCGACTTCGGGAGGTCTTCCTAAAGACGGACAACTACCTGAACGGAAAGTACTTTGCCAACATCATCAAAGAGGTGGCCAGTGACTTCGAGGAGAGCAAGTACCAGAACGCGGAGTTGCGTTTGTCGATCTACGGCAAGTCGCCGGACGAATGGCACAAACTTGCGAAATGGGCCATCGAGGGCAACGTGTACTCCGACAACATTCGCTGGTTGATCCAAATTCCTCGGCTCTAGTGAGTTGATAGTGGATTATTGTCAGAAGTTTCCTTTTTCTAACAAATCCTTTGCCTATTTCAGTGACATCTTCAAGACCAACAAGCTGATGAACTCGTTCCAGCAGATTTTGGAAAATGTGTTCAAACCGCTGTTCGACGCCACCAACAACCCGAGTCAGTATCCGGAGTTGCACAAGTTCTTGCAGTACGTGATCGGATTCGATTCGGTAGATGACGAGTCAAAACCGGAGAACCCGCTGTTTGACGGAGACGTTACGACGCCCGATCAGTGGACCGACGACGAGAACCCACCGTATGCCTACTACATCTACTACATGTATGCCAACATGACGGTGCTGAACCACTTCCGATCGGAACGCGGCATGAACACGTTCGTCCTGCGACCCCATTGTGGAGAAGCCGGGCCAGTTCAGCATTTGGTGTGTGGCTACTTGATGGCGGAAAACATCTCCCACGGGTTGCTGCTCCGGAAGGTACCGGTATTGCAGTATCTGTACTATCTCGCACAAATCGGTAAGTGATTCATGCTCAGC is a genomic window containing:
- the LOC5579456 gene encoding AMP deaminase 2 isoform X3, with protein sequence MSARGMLLKIDARRDSSLDQLDMMLSPRSPQILINDYFSPEVQGNESPGIHTSTGAGAGGGGGVGVATALGGALSLSQENLAAGLPNEISAPYEVPQFPIEQIENKLQLQRQLNAKVMEQDRHSVAAEIHPDEHLPFDEHDFVAHFQRVSISGEDTSGVPLDDLERASALLVKALELREKYMRNSYQSFPQTTGRFLKSTRPERYAHQEKKSIADHPVNPPQSTQSPWLIEFPEDCNYDIRSNAGVFEVFSSSEAKEPLPYEYTKLPEFVQDMQMMCSMIADGPLKSFCYRRLSYLYSKFQLHVLLNELRELASQKAVPHRDFYNIRKVDTHIHAASCMNQKHLLRFIKKTLKNYADEVVTVTKGQQMTLSQVFQSMNLTTYDLTVDMLDVHADRNTFHRFDKFNAKYNPIGESRLREVFLKTDNYLNGKYFANIIKEVASDFEESKYQNAELRLSIYGKSPDEWHKLAKWAIEGNVYSDNIRWLIQIPRLYDIFKTNKLMNSFQQILENVFKPLFDATNNPSQYPELHKFLQYVIGFDSVDDESKPENPLFDGDVTTPDQWTDDENPPYAYYIYYMYANMTVLNHFRSERGMNTFVLRPHCGEAGPVQHLVCGYLMAENISHGLLLRKVPVLQYLYYLAQIGIAMSPLSNNSLFLNYDRNPFPEYLARGLVVSLSTDDPLQFHYTKEPLMEEYSIAAQVWKLSSCDMCELARNSVLMSGFPHKMKQHWLGPNYTREGVAGNDITRTNVPDIRVAFRYESLLDELSNIFKVNNERTLGLAVSN
- the LOC5579456 gene encoding AMP deaminase 2 isoform X1, translating into MRSYSKIAFVSTAPAVVKRTPASASAATEGMAHQGYPKSKEINFNKQDSRTALQVLSDQRLIETLKRIDSSESADEPVQGNESPGIHTSTGAGAGGGGGVGVATALGGALSLSQENLAAGLPNEISAPYEVPQFPIEQIENKLQLQRQLNAKVMEQDRHSVAAEIHPDEHLPFDEHDFVAHFQRVSISGEDTSGVPLDDLERASALLVKALELREKYMRNSYQSFPQTTGRFLKSTRPERYAHQEKKSIADHPVNPPQSTQSPWLIEFPEDCNYDIRSNAGVFEVFSSSEAKEPLPYEYTKLPEFVQDMQMMCSMIADGPLKSFCYRRLSYLYSKFQLHVLLNELRELASQKAVPHRDFYNIRKVDTHIHAASCMNQKHLLRFIKKTLKNYADEVVTVTKGQQMTLSQVFQSMNLTTYDLTVDMLDVHADRNTFHRFDKFNAKYNPIGESRLREVFLKTDNYLNGKYFANIIKEVASDFEESKYQNAELRLSIYGKSPDEWHKLAKWAIEGNVYSDNIRWLIQIPRLYDIFKTNKLMNSFQQILENVFKPLFDATNNPSQYPELHKFLQYVIGFDSVDDESKPENPLFDGDVTTPDQWTDDENPPYAYYIYYMYANMTVLNHFRSERGMNTFVLRPHCGEAGPVQHLVCGYLMAENISHGLLLRKVPVLQYLYYLAQIGIAMSPLSNNSLFLNYDRNPFPEYLARGLVVSLSTDDPLQFHYTKEPLMEEYSIAAQVWKLSSCDMCELARNSVLMSGFPHKMKQHWLGPNYTREGVAGNDITRTNVPDIRVAFRYESLLDELSNIFKVNNERTLGLAVSN
- the LOC5579456 gene encoding AMP deaminase 2 isoform X4 — translated: MAAQMNDYNSRKRFAFDIDMEIESEASKLMLVQGNESPGIHTSTGAGAGGGGGVGVATALGGALSLSQENLAAGLPNEISAPYEVPQFPIEQIENKLQLQRQLNAKVMEQDRHSVAAEIHPDEHLPFDEHDFVAHFQRVSISGEDTSGVPLDDLERASALLVKALELREKYMRNSYQSFPQTTGRFLKSTRPERYAHQEKKSIADHPVNPPQSTQSPWLIEFPEDCNYDIRSNAGVFEVFSSSEAKEPLPYEYTKLPEFVQDMQMMCSMIADGPLKSFCYRRLSYLYSKFQLHVLLNELRELASQKAVPHRDFYNIRKVDTHIHAASCMNQKHLLRFIKKTLKNYADEVVTVTKGQQMTLSQVFQSMNLTTYDLTVDMLDVHADRNTFHRFDKFNAKYNPIGESRLREVFLKTDNYLNGKYFANIIKEVASDFEESKYQNAELRLSIYGKSPDEWHKLAKWAIEGNVYSDNIRWLIQIPRLYDIFKTNKLMNSFQQILENVFKPLFDATNNPSQYPELHKFLQYVIGFDSVDDESKPENPLFDGDVTTPDQWTDDENPPYAYYIYYMYANMTVLNHFRSERGMNTFVLRPHCGEAGPVQHLVCGYLMAENISHGLLLRKVPVLQYLYYLAQIGIAMSPLSNNSLFLNYDRNPFPEYLARGLVVSLSTDDPLQFHYTKEPLMEEYSIAAQVWKLSSCDMCELARNSVLMSGFPHKMKQHWLGPNYTREGVAGNDITRTNVPDIRVAFRYESLLDELSNIFKVNNERTLGLAVSN
- the LOC5579456 gene encoding AMP deaminase 2 isoform X2, with translation MRSYSKIAFVSTAPAVVKRTPASASAATEGMAHQGYPKSKEINFNKQDSRTALQVLSDQRLIETLKRIDSSESADEPVQGNESPGIHTSTGAGAGGGGGVGVATALGGALSLSQENLAAGLPNEISAPYEVPQFPIEQIENKLQLQRQLNAKVMEQDRHSVAAEIHPDEHLPFDEHDFVAHFQRVSISGEDTSGVPLDDLERASALLVKALELREKYMRNSYQSFPQTTGRFLKSTRPERYAHQEKKSIAVNPPQSTQSPWLIEFPEDCNYDIRSNAGVFEVFSSSEAKEPLPYEYTKLPEFVQDMQMMCSMIADGPLKSFCYRRLSYLYSKFQLHVLLNELRELASQKAVPHRDFYNIRKVDTHIHAASCMNQKHLLRFIKKTLKNYADEVVTVTKGQQMTLSQVFQSMNLTTYDLTVDMLDVHADRNTFHRFDKFNAKYNPIGESRLREVFLKTDNYLNGKYFANIIKEVASDFEESKYQNAELRLSIYGKSPDEWHKLAKWAIEGNVYSDNIRWLIQIPRLYDIFKTNKLMNSFQQILENVFKPLFDATNNPSQYPELHKFLQYVIGFDSVDDESKPENPLFDGDVTTPDQWTDDENPPYAYYIYYMYANMTVLNHFRSERGMNTFVLRPHCGEAGPVQHLVCGYLMAENISHGLLLRKVPVLQYLYYLAQIGIAMSPLSNNSLFLNYDRNPFPEYLARGLVVSLSTDDPLQFHYTKEPLMEEYSIAAQVWKLSSCDMCELARNSVLMSGFPHKMKQHWLGPNYTREGVAGNDITRTNVPDIRVAFRYESLLDELSNIFKVNNERTLGLAVSN